Within Streptomyces albofaciens JCM 4342, the genomic segment GATCAAGCCCGCCGCCGAGGCCCTGGTCGCAGGGCTGCGCACCCTCGGCGAGGCCGCGCCCCGGCTGATCGCGGTGGGCGGCGCCGGCTCGCTGCGCACGCCCGACGGCAAGCAGGTCTGGGACGCGGAGGGGCTGCCGGAGTTCCTGCTCCAGATCATGCACGCGCACGGCGACGCGCTGGACTTCTACCGCACCGTCACGGACGTGCGCTGGACCAACCTGAGCCCGGCCGCCCTGATCGAGCCCGGCGAGCGTACGGGCAGCTACCGCACCGCCCTGGACGACCTGGTCGCCGACGCGGACGGCACCAGCCGGATCTCCGCCGAGGACTACGCCGTCGCCCTCCTGGACGAGGCCGAGCGGCCGCGGCACGTCGGGGAGCGCTTCACGGTCGGCTACTGAGTCCACACAGGGCCGCGGGGGCCCGCACGGGGCCGCGCGGCCCGCAGGGCGGCGCGCACCGGCATCACGGCCCGCCGCCCGCCCGGCGGAGCCGCCGGCGCCCACCGCCCCAACGACTAGGGCCCCCGGACGCTTTCACGTCCGGGGGCCCTACTCGTTGGGGTGAGTAACGGGACTTGAACCAGTTTTTTAACCATACTGTGACCTGCTGTGACACCGCGAACTAGGACATCTCCTTACCAATGCTCGCTACTTCTCGCTGTTGCACACTCCAGAATGCCGGTCCGTGCTCCCACGGGAACACATGAGAGCACGATCATCCGAAACCACTCCAGCGGCGAGTAGCAAAGCCGCTATCCGCCATGTGCGGGCGCACGAGGAGGGCCCCCGACTGTGAAGTCGAGGGCCCAACCGGCAACCACCGAGGAGCCTGGGGGGCTGTACCTCGGAGGCGCCGCTCATGGGGGGCGGCGGGCCGGCCGCGCGTACTCACGACCGGCCCGCCTTCCCACGCCGTTCCATGGGGCGAACTCACTCGGCGTGGGAGCGGGGGGCGGCTGCCCGGCGAGACGGTGCCGGGCAGCCGCCGCGGGCCGACGGTTCCCGGACTCGTCGCCCGCCTTCCGTGCCGCCGTCGTGGTGATGTGAGCGGCACGGGGGCTGTGGGTGGGTCAGCAGTCGAGGCTGATACCGACGGCGAGGGTCAGCATCAGCGCGGCCAGCACGACGACGTACGCCACCAGGAGCCGACGATCACGCATCGCCGCGGCCGACAAGCGCGGCGTGGGCTCGCTCGTCGGACTCGTCGAACGTCGTCGCGCAGAAACCGCCGGCCTGCGCGACTCTCTGCTGAAAGGCAATACGCTGCTCGGGG encodes:
- a CDS encoding NAD(P)-dependent oxidoreductase — its product is MSKIAIFGANGTIGSRVLDEALRRGHQVTAVVRDPAKITKTDPNLTVVTGDILDPGSVAAVAQGQDVLVSAVGGGDGPGHIATIKPAAEALVAGLRTLGEAAPRLIAVGGAGSLRTPDGKQVWDAEGLPEFLLQIMHAHGDALDFYRTVTDVRWTNLSPAALIEPGERTGSYRTALDDLVADADGTSRISAEDYAVALLDEAERPRHVGERFTVGY